The genomic interval AATGTAAATTATGTGTGTCACCTGGTGacccaaacacacatacacttccACAAAGATCAGGATGTAATCTTTTTCCACATTCTTTATTCACTCACACTCTTTGCTGCTTTTGAAGTAAAAACACATGCACAACATCAACTGAAACTGATGaactttcaaacaaacaaacaattcctCACACtctgtcccctccccccccaaaaaaattctCTTTCAAAGTGAGTGCAACCATGGatacataaaacaaaacaaaaaacaaggaaaaaaacaaacctttTTATAGCAAATCAGGCCAATCTTGGTCAAAGCAAAACAGAAGCAAAAGCAAagtaacaaaataaaataaaagcatCAGAACTGCAACAAACTGACCAATGATTATGAAGGGTGTTTTAGTGTCAAGCACATTCTGGTGGGAACTGTGCTTGCCAAAAGCATTCTGCACGGATATAAGAGTATTCATTTCAATTTATTTCAATTCATTTCAAAACCTGACAATTATTCTACATAACTTGCTTCAATATCCAGTGCAATACATTACTTAAAAATCAAGTTTTAACCAATACAAATTCAGAATTGTTTGCTGCACCACAAATGTTCTAAATTCATGCACGCAACACACAGAAACATGctccctcacacacatgcacttcacaaactcattcactcacacCTAAATACATGACTGAAGGGATAAGAACAACAGGAAAGACTACACATACAGCACATGTAACTGAGCCAATTACTGCATTGTCTCTTTGCTTTGGCTCACCCTACCATGATGAAAtccaaattatgaaaaactcaCAAATCAATCCTTGCATATCAAGAACTAAAAATAATCCATACAGAATCAATTATGTCTGCAGTGCATGATAAAATGACTCCAAACACAGTTCCACCCACAAGAAAAGCATCCTAGCTGATTAATACTCCACTCAGTCCAAGCTTGTCGCTAATTAATATTCCACCCAGTCTACGCAAGTCGCTAATTAAAATTCCTCTCAGTCCAAGCACGCACAGTCTTCCCAGAATCCCCCTCCTCAACCTTCGTCTCTTCACCTTGGCCTTGGACCACCCATCAGTGGTGGACGCATACCCATGGGCATCATCATTGGAGGACCCATGGGTGGACCCATGCCTGGACGCATACCTGGCAGAGGAGGAAAGAGACAGGCATGGTTAACATACAGGTAAGGaaacacatttctttctttctttacttggtgtttaacgtcgttttcaaccattcaaggttatatcgcgacggggaaaagggggagatgggataggggaaaggggggagatgggatagagccacttgtcaattgtttcttgttcacaaaagcactaatcaaaaatttgctccaggggctaaGGAAACACATGCTTGGTCAGTAACAgacaatgtttggaaataactcttgcTTATATTGAGGTCAATTTTTCACACacgacattataggccagttaATAGCAAGGGATGTgcctgaaacacgtggacaaggagcatgtgtggACAATTTGTCTCAATGAAAGGAAGaacttaaaggtggtcgtctacatttttgctttttttcaataatcttatggttagatttcgctaaaaaaattatgtcagatgatgaatgaaccatggggaaaaaagttatagaaaaaaaatatatatgtaaaaaaagattttatttttgggtagcgtgactcacgcttccaatattttgttttctgtttgctgagaacatgtgctttgcctaaaaatactgacctaTCAatttcatgtcactatgcttatagccacgcccaaacaagtgcagcaacagtttgacactggagcgctgtccacgcttttttttaaacgcacgaaatgcacgggatttgagaggagttttgcgcttggcattttccaaataaggatatcctactatgagtactacgctggaatactacaatgaattttcaaacggctacactggcttcgtctttcctgatcgaaagggggtgtattgttgatatttgtagataatagactctgcattttaatggtcaaatggcgatttcggtataaaaatgtagacaaggacctttaactctctttcacaaccaatacaactACAAGTTCATCTAATACTATGGACGCTGGAATGTTCTAAGGTATGTTCAACACTCAACAGCCTGTCTGTTTCCTGCACAGAGTGAGATTTATTTGCTAGATCAATTTCATAGGTTGACATTAacgtcatatttttttttaaatttcttccATTCTCTTTACTTCATTGTCTTATTATTCTATAACAAATTTTTAAAATGCCCACTTTGCACAAAACTAGTGAGAGTGTATGTATTGTGTCTAAGTGAAGTCATGTTCTTATCATGCATAAAAGTCTTGACAGATCTTTACTGGAACAAATGATCACTTACAGGAACACAGAAAGGATAGTATCTTTCAAACAAACCAACACCAGGAACCCAAACAAGGTTACTTCTGAAAGCGCCAATCAGTTATTTCCAGTAAACACCTAAAAACATTACTTGCAGAGCTGAATATAATAGCTATCTCTTGCTACCAAACATCTACATAGTTGTCTCCAACGTCCGCTTCACGTCCGCCTGTGACTTTTAACTAGTGAAGTAAGGGAGACAACCAAAGAAACCCTTCTTCTTTAAAGCATTTGGAGAGCTtacatccctttgtttctcagatctgaaATAAGCGCCCTGCCTCATTTGATTTAGATTCTCAAAGAAAACCTTGTCATAATCCAGTTGATGTGAAGTGCCTGACTGAAATCTCTGTTTTGGTTCCAATAACTGGAGAAACCAATGGTGAGCTAAACAGTTTACACAGGAAGAAGTGTGCCTTAAAATGGAGATATTCATAAGTCAGAAAAAAAAGCCAAATCCATAAAACTTATcttaaatgaaaataaaataattaaaatCTTACCTGGCATCATGGGCCCAGGACCCATAGGCCCTGGTCCTCCCATAGGCACCATAGGGGGACCTCCTGGGCCCATCACAGGCCCGCCCGGGGGCCGTACAGGTGGTGCGGGGCCAGCtgtaatgaaaatgaacatgTCTGAGCTCTTTTCTACCTATCACTATCAGGGCAATCACATTTCATACCTCAACTGGCTCAAGAATGCAACAGGTCATAAACTATTATTTCACTAGCTACTGTGACCACACTATGATTATGAATCAATCATATAATGACATCATTATTATTTATACACGAGCAACTTACAAACTACAAAGGTAACACATGTCTGCCTTGGCAAATAGCAATCCTTCGCACAAAAGTACTACTGTAATTCACTTATTGTAAACAGGCAGCTGACTTAAACAaaatgcaaagaagagtgacagTCAGCTAGACACAGTCCAGACAAAATAAGGGGAAAAAGAAATTTCAAAGATAATAACAGAATTCTTCTTCATTCCAGGCAACAGACACAGTTTTAACCACAAAAAGGCTGAGCAGCTTTTCAAAACCTTAAAATCATGATGTGGTGTTTCCCTAACTAAGATTAGTTTTGGAATGTAATTCCCAACCAGGGAATGTTGTGTCAGCTGAGAGAGTGAACTTATTCAAGCCCTGTCCAGACCAGCACAGAAAACATCTAGAGATCAACTGCATTACACCCAAACTGCTATTAGTAtaactgttactgttagtgttagcttAGCCCAAGTATGTATAAGGATCGGAAGTTTTTTAACAGCAAACAAGTTACCAACCTAATCgttgcacacaaacacacaacagtaTTATCTTTCATTAGACTTAGAGATTTATATCATGAATGACTTACGTCCACCCATATTTGATGGGGGAGGAATCATGGCACCAGCTCCAGGAGCATTACCTCCCTGGAAAGGATTTGTGGAAATCTTTCCAGCCTTGTATGCCGCAGCTGAAACACAGCAAAGAAACCAATCAacacaggcctgaaagtggcgagaaaaatggcgagtagaaacatgtaaatggcgagtagaaatggtaatctactcgccaaatgcgagtaaagttaaTGAAACAAATGGCTGGTTTACGGCCTtttggcgagtaaaatttgctctctggctagtaaattatgtgaagtactagccaaaggccagtgccccattttgtggactttcagcgctgcaATATAAACCTTTCAGCAAACATTTGTGGTTGCATGTATGCTACAGCTGAAACTGAAAAGTAGCATACCTGGCAACAAAATCAATCAAAATCTTGACTGAACGTGAAACTTCAGGCAATAATGTTCCCAACCATCAAGTCAGGCTAAACAGTAAACAATGCCAATGGAGACCGAAAAAAGAAGTAAGAAGTACAGAACGAGTAACTGCTTTTCAAAAAGTATGTAAATTAATTATATAAAGGTCCATCTTACAATGTTACATAATTTTGAATGTTTTGGTCTGTAGTCGTAGCAAGTCCTCTAAAAACTGTTCTTGCTTagtttcaacaacaacaaaattgtaaGTGGTGATATGAACTGTGATGTACTGTATAACGtattgtaaaataaaaataaaaaaaaaattaaaaaaaattcttcacaccatcatagacatgttgcctcacatgttctttgtacaatcgttggttttcacaataaatattgcattactgaaaaaaaaaagaaaaaaaaaagataatgaaacagtgttgttcccagacacagaGGACAGCAGGTCAGTTGGATTCAAAATACGTATCAAAATGGATGTGTCAGAAACGACACGTGACAAAGCTATCTGATATTCCACCAGCCTGGTTCAGAACAATGCATGAATGACCAAAGACCGTCGAGGCCTAGAAACAACACTGCAAAAAGTAAAAGCTGCATCCTGTACCGTCTGTTGTTGAATCAATGTAAACTGATAAAACGTTCCTATTTTCAGGGATGGGACTGGGTAGAAATGAAAAAGCTTAATGGGTGGGGGTTGAGAATGAAGAAAACATCCTgtaaattgtaatacatttCAGAGTTCCGTTGGGGataaaaacatgaaaataccaagcatgcgtCCTCTGAAatcggtgtatggctgcctaaatggcggggtcaaaatggtcatacacgtaaaaaccaacttgtgcaaaaacatgagtgaacgtgggagtttcactttcagtccatgaacaaagaagaaaaagaaacagtcAACTTACTTGTGTCGTCCACCAGTTTCTGTACTTGCTCTTCCAGCCATTTCTGATAGTACAGCCTGACGTTTTCCTTGTGCTTTCGTCCGTTGCAATGTGTCTTTCTCACTGATGGCTGCAAgcgtgaaaagaaaaacatGCTATTGTTATTCCAATcagcatacatacatacatctgcgcgatcgcgctgcgcgtttggtggatcgatcaaacgcgcacacatcgatcgatgtgtgcgcgtttatcgatacaaagaatacaagaatcgttaaaacgtgcagctcttatatacttgcgcatttggacgatccgtctcacaaattcatgatgttgatgttgaatGATGGTTCTTCACATTTAATGTACTTTGCTATCAAAAGCTGAATGTCATTGCTGGGTTTTTGCCGAAGTGAGTCATAGatctttatttcatttttgctgTCGCTAGTTACAGTAACCCAATGATTTGGAGTGTGGAATATTTGCACAAAAGTTCCTGTTGGGTTTTGAAATGAACAATTCTGTTGCAACAGCGTGTCCTGGAGTCCCTGTGCTGCGGGAAATGATTGTTTCATTAAAATGTTAGCTGCATTGATGTGTTGATCATTGAGGAAGGCGGTTGAGGATGCCAATGCGAGCATGTCTGCGTTAGAAAGAACTGGCATTTCTGATGTTGGCATAGGGGCACTATTAATGTTTTTGCATGTGCTTGAGCCATGGCAGTGAGTCGAGCAGctgattttctttgttttgcagGGGCATCTTTTGGTCATGCAACCAGTGTGACAATTACATTTACAGTGGGCTTTCAGAAAGAGGTTTTCCGGATTATGCTTCCTTGCCGCTTCTCGGAGACTCAGTTCTTCAGTTTCGTTCGGCGTAATTGTCCCACTGTACAATTCAAGATCACCGGCCTTTTAATTGTCCGAATGCCGTTGTTAACGAGTAGGACTTTTTTGTTGTCCCATGCGCTTTAGCAATGACAGCAGGAAGCCTTTTAAAATCTGCTATTTTCACACATTTCCGTTTATTGTAGAAATGCTCCATACGTTCCGCTGCTGTCTGCGTGTTTCGGAACACACGTTTTCGGACCATCGCATGGCGCGGCGAGATACAGGTGGTGTAAGCGGCTCGGACTGACAAGGCGTTAAGGGCCTCTCTTGTGGCATCGACTCAGGCTGACAAGGCGTTGAGGGCCTCTCTTGCGGCATCGACTCAGACTGACAAGTCGTTGAGGGCCTGTCTTGTGGCATCGACTCAGGCTGACAAGTCGTTGAGGGCCCCTCTTGTGGCATCGACTCAGACTGACAAGTCGTTGAGGGCCTTTCTTGTGGCATCGACTCAGGCTGACATGGCGTTGAGGGCCTGTCTTGTGGCATCGACTCAGGCTGACATGGCGTTGAGGGCCTGTCTTGTGGCATCGACTCAGGCTGACAAGTCGTTGAGGGCCCCTCTTGTGGCATCGACTCAGGCTGACAAGGCGTTGAGGGCCTGTCTTGTGGCATCGACTCAGGCTGACAAGGCGTTGAGGGCCTTTCTTGTGGCATCGACTCAGGCTGACAAGGCGTTAAGGGCCTCTCTTGTGGCATCGACTCAGGCTGACATGGCGTTGAGGGCCTCTCTTGTGGCATCGACTCAGGCTGACAAGGCGTTGAGGGCCTCAGGATCACTTGGGGCAACGATTGAGGAGGCTCGGGCTGACAAGGCTCAGAATGAGATTCAGGCTGTTCATTATTTTCCAGATCTGACTCATCACAGATTGGTTCTGCCCCTGGAAAAATGGCTGATGGTGCGCATTTTCCGAATACCACTTTGTATGGGGACTCGTTTGTGGTTGCTTTGTACCTCACTGTTCAACGAAACCGTGACCCTTGGCAACCATGATGACCAAGGGTATGTTTGGTCAGCTCCACAGCCACTGTCATTTTTCATCGCTGCAAGCTTTTGTTCAATAGTCCGATTCCCTCGTTCTACTAGACCCTGTGGCTGACCGCTGTGAGTGTCGAGGACGCCCGTTCACGAATGTAACCTGTCCACCCCATGATGAAAACAATGCTCAAATAATTTGATTTACAAATTCTTGGCCATTGTCTGAATGGAATATTTTGGGGGGTCCAAAATAAGCTAAGACCCTTTCTTCTATGAGCCCAGCCACCTCGACTGCTGATTTAGATTTTAAGGGAAATAGAACATGGTACTTGCTGAAATGATCCATAAAGTGGCAAATGTGATTGAACTCTCCGTCAGGATTGTGTCTCATGTCAATGAGATCAACTTGGACACGTTCTAAGAAATTCTTCTCAACTATTGGACGCAGGGGTGGTCTGGACACCTGAGGCTGACTCAGTTGACATGTTGGACAGTTTGTACAAAACAACTGAACAAAGGTACGGAAAATGCCATGATAGTGACGCTGGGCATATTCGAGTACTTTCTTGTAGCCGCTGTGTTTTAACTCTTGGGCATGGATGTCAGTGACCACGTCGAATATGTTGCCGGCATGGACTACCCGCAGATATTTAGCAGCTCCATCGTTctgttaaaaacacacacacacctcgacTTCGAATTAACTCATCAAGAGATGTCAGAGGGATGGACAGAGATGAGGAAAGAGGGATtggggggagagactgagagactaagagagagagagtgtgagagagagagagagagagagaagagagagacagagagagagagagagagagagtgtgagagagagagagagaagagagagagagagagagagagagagagaaagagactgagagactaagactaagagagagagagacagagagactaagagagagagagagagagagacagagagagagagagactgagagactaagagagagagagagagacagagagagaagagagagcgatagagagagaggagagagagagagagagagagagagagagagagagagagagagagagagagagagagagagagagagagactaagagagagagagagagagagagagagtgagactgtTTGAAAGATTGAGAGGCCtgacaacaaacaaatacaacaaataaTCTTCAAAATTTGAAAAATCGCTAGAAATTGAAACAAGTCAATCGAGAACAAAAATCTTTGTCCAAACATAATATGTGACCCttcaccacgaaatgagtcgcatgtcaccttagcatgattttcatatttttacattttcctaaagagttgtttatgctctatccagtggtgaaaaccgtttttagaaaagagcgaaaactgttagttataagcctgtgactaaggtgaccttCATACTGTTACctgacactccccggacttttattaagcctagcgcagaaccgcgcgaggtgacatgcgactcatttcgtggtggagggtcacatatatgtaGTTCTTCGTACCTGGCTTTGATGTTTTGGATTGGGGACAACTAACACATCGTTTAATCCCAATCCGGGCATGTTCATCAACTCAAGGAAAATTTCCTCTTCTTCACCCAATGTCGAAAATGGGGTTCCACCTTAGTATGGGGTTCTCTTAGGTGGTTCACAACCGTATTGAACTTTTCGCTTGACATCAAGCTTAATTTGGGACACATGGCTGATGTATCTGCCTCCACTTGCAGTGTGTGCCTAAACCTCTCCATCATGTATCAGTAAAACGAATGAAGAGAGAATGAAGCAATCAAGAGAGAATGaagcaataaaactaacttgagCCTATGTGAATAGAGCTCAGCAgtaatcaaaaacaacaaaaaaggagctgaattgtaatcaaaaacgttgttggggtatatttcggaacattcctgtatttgaaacttttcacttccggcatgcgatgtgtgtgtgtagtggtagggacttactttgtgacagatcgtccaaatgcgcaagtataagagctgcgcgttttaacgattcttgtattctttgtattctttgcatcgatcaaacgcgcacacatcgatcgatgtgtgcgcgtttgatcgatccaccaaacgcgcagcgcgatcatgcgatcgcgcagatcgatcaaacgcgcctaacatatAGTGATATACACATTTGTAAACTCAAGACGGTAATTGTTCCCAACAAGACTGACATGATATGGGGGATCAGAGTAGACATCCCCCTGATTCTTGTGTTAGTGTTACCGTGAGGTTTGTCATAACCACGCTGAATGCACCTCAAAATGCTCACTCTTCTTTTAGTTTTACTGTTTTAGTGTGTGACATCACTTCCACGGGGCTAAATCGGGAGATAGCCATGGAAATAATTGGGCTTATTCTTGGGCCTGAACTATCAACAGATGAAATCTGCGATCCCACACCAAGACctgaaactgaaagaagaaaaaaatcaaggcTCAACTTACCGAGTCATGAGTGAGGTAGGTATCGCAGTAATCACAGTAGTACCTGTAACAAATAAAACAGAATATTATAAACCACTCACTTTCATAAATCACTGCTCCAGTTGCGAAAGTATATAATAAGCATTTAACAATGTGCGTGACGGACTTTTAATAAAAGAAAATCGCTCCATTAACTCAAAACAACGCAGTGAAGTAAGCAGCCTTCAGCTTATCATGACTTTTCAGACATAACTTGCACAAGATTTAACGCTAATTGTTAACTATTCTCCTGTAAAACGGCATGCTGTATTCATTAAATACAAAATTCCACAATAAAAACAGCAAAATGTTCCTTAAAAGTACTTACTTCGGCATCTTATGTGTGTGCTTTGTTGTTCTAATAAGCGTGTGTCTGACGAAGACTCGCGTCTAATTCCACTTCCGTTGATAAATACTCTTTAAATAATTATGTTAGCTGAAACTAAAGAACAGCATATCTATTGTTTTATTTTGAAGACATATAGCAAaagtatttttattttatagaaGTTTATATGGTACTTTGTAAGTGATCATAGCTTAAAAGCTTCCCTAATGCATGTTAGGTTTGGTTCAGAGCGTACGGATTGCGGAAAGCACCTTGCTGAGATGGCGGCACCGGTGAATGGAGGAATGATGCGAGAAGTTGTTGTTGCACAGTCTGTGTCTCCACCATGGAAAGAGATTGTCGTCAATACAGGTATGTTCTATCAGAAAGGAAGATTCTTAACGCTGGGTTTCAACGCCGTGTCTAACCTTATTCGACGCTGTTCCAGCGGTTCACATTGAAACTGGTTACACTTTGTTAAAAGTTCGTGTTACAACTTACAGGCCTCTGCCGTTTTAATCATttctattttcattattttcaCTATGGATAGGTCGTTCAAAACGATGTTCAGACCAGGGGCCTTGACACTGTAACATATCATGTGTTTTGGCAGTACAATTTCCAGTAAAGAACACCTTTTTCCAGTGGTTAAACCACCTCGATGTAGGGACACCTGAAGGCACTGGGCTAATTAAATGCCTTCCCAATCCCATCAtaagcacaaaacaaaaaaaaataggtgtggttaaggtaacatagccaaaaaaaatagggtaggaaggtaggcaatcacttttttttttttttaactttttttttctaatgtgtacagtgtacaaattaaacctacttgacagggaaataagtgtgcgactcgagcgctttcgctttcattgcgttttctgcactctttttgtttttgttttattttttttcgtttttttttttttgacaaatgtaaaaaaaagttatagggtcggcccctaaaaatagggtaggtcgggttaccgtaaccacacatattttttttttaggcctaagcaaCTGTTTTTGAAAACATATGATCTTCTTTGTTCCCAGGTGCATCAGCAAGTACCTTACAGGACATCAAGGTGCCAGACAGTTGTGGGGGTTACACCTACAGAGATAGCGGCCGTCCCGGATCGCCTGTCCGCAACAGGTTTATTTACTGGTAAGACTGAGAGTAAGAGGTGTGTTCTGACTGTTCATTTGAAATACGTACTTTGTCTTTGACATGAGATAATGTTGTACTTCATGCCTGTTTCTGTGATCGTATTTGTGTTGCTTGATAATATTATTAATTATTAATTACAGTGATAACTGATAAAGGGAATTAAAGGTGTGTGCTATCAGTCTATTACCTGCGGCTTCAGGCATTGTGTGTTTGATAGCTTTTCATAGTCTGAGGATATACCGTTACAAAGGCATCTGCACCTTGTCTTCAGGCGAACATGTGGGGATGTGCTGGAGCTGGAGGAATCCTCCCTGGACATGATGCTGACCGGCGGCAGGATTCGCTACCGTCT from Littorina saxatilis isolate snail1 linkage group LG7, US_GU_Lsax_2.0, whole genome shotgun sequence carries:
- the LOC138971672 gene encoding U1 small nuclear ribonucleoprotein C-like, whose amino-acid sequence is MPKYYCDYCDTYLTHDSPSVRKTHCNGRKHKENVRLYYQKWLEEQVQKLVDDTTAAYKAGKISTNPFQGGNAPGAGAMIPPPSNMGGPGPAPPVRPPGGPVMGPGGPPMVPMGGPGPMGPGPMMPGMRPGMGPPMGPPMMMPMGMRPPLMGGPRPRMLLASTVPTRMCLTLKHPS